In Carassius gibelio isolate Cgi1373 ecotype wild population from Czech Republic chromosome B2, carGib1.2-hapl.c, whole genome shotgun sequence, a single genomic region encodes these proteins:
- the LOC127951342 gene encoding G-protein coupled receptor 54-like: MFPSEDWNSSELLNSSIGNSSMEDTEDEEHPFLTDAWLVPLFFSLIMLVGLIGNSLVIYVISKHRQMRTATNFYIANLAATDIIFLLCCVPFTATLYPLPGWIFGDFMCKFVAFLQQVTVQATCITLTAMSGDRCYVTVYPLKSLHHRTPRVAMIVSICIWIGSFILSIPIFLYQRLEDGFWYGPRKYCMERFPSKTHEKAFILYQFIAVYLLPVITISFCYSFMLKRVGQASVEPVDNNHQVHLLSERTISIRSKISKMVVVIVVLFTICWGPIQIFVLFQSFYPSFKANYATYKIKTWANCMSYANSSINPIVYGFMGASFRKSFRKTFPFLFRHKVRDSSVASRTANAEIKFVATEESNTERK; the protein is encoded by the exons ATGTTTCCAAGTGAAGATTGGAACTCAAGTGAGCTGCTTAACAGCTCCATTGGAAACTCCTCTATGGAGGACACGGAGGACGAGGAGCACCCCTTCCTGACGGATGCTTGGCTGGTGCCCCTTTTCTTCTCTCTCATCATGCTAGTGGGGCTGATCGGAAACTCACTGGTGATCTATGTCATCTCCAAGCACAGACAGATGAGGACCGCCACTAACTTTTACATTG CTAACTTGGCTGCCACTGACATCATTTTCCTGCTGTGCTGCGTGCCGTTCACTGCTACCCTCTACCCTCTGCCTGGCTGGATATTTGGGGACTTCATGTGCAAATTTGTTGCTTTTCTCCAACAG GTGACCGTACAGGCGACGTGCATCACTCTTACGGCAATGAGTGGAGACCGTTGCTATGTGACTGTGTATCCTCTGAAATCCCTGCACCACCGAACCCCTCGTGTCGCAATGATTGTTAGCATCTGTATCTGGATTG GTTCCTTCATCCTTTCCATACCAATCTTCCTGTACCAGAGGCTTGAGGATGGCTTTTGGTATGGACCAAGAAAATACTGCATGGAGAGGTTTCCATCAAAGACCCACGAGAAAGCTTTCATCCTCTATCAGTTCATAGCCGTATATCTACTGCCTGTCATTACCATCTCCTTCTGTTATTCCTTCATGCTGAAGAGAGTGGGACAAGCCTCTGTGGAACCAGTGGATAACAACCATCAG gtcCACCTGCTCTCAGAGAGAACTATCTCCATTAGGAGTAAGATTTCCAAAATGGTAGTGGTCATTGTTGTTCTCTTCACCATCTGCTGGGGTCCCATTCAGATCTTTGTCCTGTTCCAGTCTTTCTATCCCAGCTTCAAAGCCAACTACGCAACATATAAGATCAAGACATGGGCCAACTGCATGTCCTATGCCAACTCCTCTATCAACCCTATTGTCTACGGTTTTATGGGCGCCAGCTTCCGCAAGTCCTTCAGGAAGACCTTTCCCTTCCTCTTCAGACACAAAGTGAGAGACAGCAGTGTCGCCTCCCGCACGGCCAATGCAGAAATAAAGTTCGTAGCAACGGAGGAGAGCAACACTGAGAGGAAATGA